The Christiangramia salexigens genome includes the window TCCAACATTCAATTAAGTTTTTTTGCTAAAATAAGTTTATTCGGAGCTTTTTGAAAATGGGCCATTATTAGAATATAAATTCCTTGTAACTCCAGAATTGATAAAGAAATAAAATAAGGAAGGCAAAGCTCACGATAAACTCCATAAACCCGGAAGCCATTATTCCAACAAACGAACCAAAAGCGGCTTTTCCAGCTGTTCTGGAATTACTTTTATTTATAATCTCCCCTATGAAGGCGCCGAGAAAAGGACATATTAGAACTGCAAATGGAAATGGCGCAAATATACCTACAACCAATCCTATACTTGCCCCGATCATCCCTTTACGGCTACCGCCAAATCGCTTGGTTCCCACAGCTGGAATAACAAGATTCAGCACGTAGATAAATAAGGCCACCGCTAATGTGATACCTAGAAACCAATAATTAATCCCTACGCCGGGAATAAGATAAAATATCAATAAGCCTATCCAGCTTAAAGGCACTCCGGGCAACACCGGAAGAAAGCTCCCAAGTATCCCGAGAATCATGAATAAAGCAGCGATAAGGAGTAATATTATTTCCATTTTTACAATTTATTTGAACGAAGATAATCAACTTAAATTCATTTTTTAACTAAAGAATTAGTTTAAACTAAATTTTTAGTTATATATTAGCTAAAACGAATAATCAGAAAATGAAACAATTAACCAAAGCAGAAGAAGAGATCATGCAGATCCTATGGGAGCTAAAGGAAGCAAATGTGGCCGGGATCATAGACAGCATGTCCGAACCTAAACCTGCATATAATACGGTTTCAACGATTGTTAGGATTCTGGAAAACAAAGGTTTTGTAGATCATAAAAAGGCGGGTAAAGGATATATCTATTTCCCATTAGTTGAGAAAGAAACTTACAGCAACCAGAGCATGAAGCAGTTGGTTAACAATTATTTTAATGGCTCCTTTAAAAGCATGGTCTCATTTTTTATGAAAAAGAACGATCTGAGCACCCAGGAACTGGAAGCGATCTTAAAAGAAATCGATAAAAAGGACTCGTAATGTTGCATTATATCATACAAATACTGTTTTTCCAGCTGTTCTTTCTGCTGGTGTATGAGGTATTTCTAAAAAAGGAGACTTTTTTTAATTATAACCGTATCTATCTAATTGCAACTCCATTACTTGCATGTTTAATGCCATGGTTAAGACTGGAATTTCTTGTAGAAGCCGTACCTGCCAGTGCCAGATTGATCATCCCGCAGGTAATAAGCAATGAATCCGGTATTTACTGGGAAACGTTACCACAGGTTACCATATATGGTGAGAAAGGTCTCGAGATCAACTGGTGGTTAATTACTTACCTCGCAGGATTATTGTTCAGCATAAGCCTATTCTTGCTAAAATACCGTGATTTGAGGAAATTTTTAAGGCTACCAGCAGTTAACAAAGAACAAAATTTCAGGATCGTAGAGATTCCAGGATCAAATGCTGCATACACCTTTTTCAACACAGTATTTATAGGTGATCAACTTTCAGAAAATGAAAAAGAAAACATTCTTTCGCATGAACTGGTGCATGTAAAACAAAAACACAGTGTAGATCTTATCTATTTTGAGATACTGAAGATCGTACTATGGTTCAATCCGCTTATATACATCTACCAGAACCGTATCGCAGGGCTGCACGAATTCATTGCTGATGAAGAAGTAGTAAGGACAACGGAAAAACGAACCTATTATCAACAACTTTTAAATACGGCATTCAGCACACAGAATATTTCATTTATCAATCAATTTTTTAATCATTCATTAATCAAAAAACGAATATTTATGTTACAAAAGAGCAAATCATCGCAATTATCAAAGTTTAAATTTTTACTTGTCATTCCATTAATGCTGGCTATGTTAACCTATGTAGCGTGTTCTGAAGACAGCACAAATCAGAACCTTACAAATAATAGTGATATAGATCACCAAATGGATCTTCTTCTTGAGTCATTAAAACAGAAACAAAACCTTACCTCCACCGAGAATGTAATTTATCATAATCTCCTTAAGAGAAAAGAAGAGGGAGATGTTGATCAAGAGAAAACGATATTACTATCAGAAGTCCCTCTGGAAAAATATGATGATAAAATCCCCTACGCCCTAATTGAGAAAGTCCCGGCCTTTCCCGGTTGTGAGGAATGGGCGCATGATGTACTAAAAAACTGTACTTCAGATAAAATCTCTCAATTTGTAACCAAAAACTTCAACACAGATCTTGGCAAAGAATTAGGTTTAACCGGTTTTAATCGTGTTCTCGTGCAATTCAGAATTAGCG containing:
- a CDS encoding DUF456 domain-containing protein → MEIILLLIAALFMILGILGSFLPVLPGVPLSWIGLLIFYLIPGVGINYWFLGITLAVALFIYVLNLVIPAVGTKRFGGSRKGMIGASIGLVVGIFAPFPFAVLICPFLGAFIGEIINKSNSRTAGKAAFGSFVGIMASGFMEFIVSFAFLILFLYQFWSYKEFIF
- a CDS encoding BlaI/MecI/CopY family transcriptional regulator — protein: MKQLTKAEEEIMQILWELKEANVAGIIDSMSEPKPAYNTVSTIVRILENKGFVDHKKAGKGYIYFPLVEKETYSNQSMKQLVNNYFNGSFKSMVSFFMKKNDLSTQELEAILKEIDKKDS
- a CDS encoding M56 family metallopeptidase, whose protein sequence is MLHYIIQILFFQLFFLLVYEVFLKKETFFNYNRIYLIATPLLACLMPWLRLEFLVEAVPASARLIIPQVISNESGIYWETLPQVTIYGEKGLEINWWLITYLAGLLFSISLFLLKYRDLRKFLRLPAVNKEQNFRIVEIPGSNAAYTFFNTVFIGDQLSENEKENILSHELVHVKQKHSVDLIYFEILKIVLWFNPLIYIYQNRIAGLHEFIADEEVVRTTEKRTYYQQLLNTAFSTQNISFINQFFNHSLIKKRIFMLQKSKSSQLSKFKFLLVIPLMLAMLTYVACSEDSTNQNLTNNSDIDHQMDLLLESLKQKQNLTSTENVIYHNLLKRKEEGDVDQEKTILLSEVPLEKYDDKIPYALIEKVPAFPGCEEWAHDVLKNCTSDKISQFVTKNFNTDLGKELGLTGFNRVLVQFRISETGKIVDVKARAPHPELVKEAKRVISSLPDMIPGEQNGRPVSVMYSLPIAFKVSE